A window of Chitinophagales bacterium contains these coding sequences:
- the paaJ gene encoding phenylacetate-CoA oxygenase subunit PaaJ, with the protein MVMRTTLHDTDKKTIYDRLETVTDPEIPVLSILDMGIVREVYWENEVLTVLITPTYSGCPAMDAIATGIRVALSDLGFAKIKIKQQLSPAWTTDWMTEEGKEKLRGYGIAPPLSKAQSCQPALFAAEEAVPCPRCGSWHTKRLSEFGSTACKALYQCQECKEAFDYFKCH; encoded by the coding sequence ATGGTAATGCGTACTACCCTCCACGATACCGATAAAAAAACCATCTATGACCGGTTGGAAACGGTCACCGATCCGGAAATACCTGTACTGAGTATTTTGGATATGGGTATCGTGCGTGAGGTGTATTGGGAAAATGAAGTGCTTACCGTATTGATCACCCCAACTTATTCGGGTTGCCCGGCCATGGATGCCATTGCTACCGGTATCCGGGTGGCCTTATCCGATCTCGGTTTTGCCAAAATAAAAATTAAGCAGCAACTCTCTCCGGCCTGGACCACCGATTGGATGACTGAAGAAGGAAAAGAAAAATTGCGAGGATATGGCATTGCCCCACCCTTATCAAAAGCCCAAAGTTGTCAGCCGGCCTTGTTTGCTGCAGAAGAGGCCGTTCCCTGTCCCCGTTGCGGATCATGGCATACAAAACGCCTGAGTGAATTTGGTTCAACGGCCTGTAAAGCTCTTTACCAGTGCCAGGAGTGTAAGGAAGCGTTTGATTATTTTAAATGTCACTGA
- the paaK gene encoding phenylacetate-CoA oxygenase/reductase subunit PaaK, whose amino-acid sequence MSIHFHPLAVKKIKKETADCVSITFEIPETLKELYTYQQGQSLTLRTHLHGEEVRRTYSLCSSPLDQEWKVAVKKVEGGVFSTYANEKLKAGDVLEVMPPVGKFNTPLHPEQKKHYVAFAAGSGITPVLSLLKTILRTEPQSRFTLVFGNRSRASIIFFEELEAIKNKYLDRFQLIHVLSRERMDTPLHSGRIDGTKLDALSKLIPFDKIDEYFLCGPEEMIFCVRDYLEASHVPKSRIHFELFTTAGSRAAKKATPQETGTPTGPQSHITIKADGRSIEFNLPLDADISLLDAALKHGADLPFACKGGVCCTCKARLLEGEVSMDVHWGLEDHEVAEGFILTCQSHPRTDKVSVDFDIK is encoded by the coding sequence ATGTCGATTCACTTTCATCCGCTTGCCGTAAAAAAGATTAAAAAAGAAACCGCTGATTGTGTTTCTATCACGTTTGAAATCCCTGAAACACTCAAGGAATTATATACCTATCAACAAGGACAGAGCCTCACGCTTCGTACACATTTACATGGGGAAGAAGTGAGAAGAACCTATTCTTTGTGTAGTTCCCCTCTTGATCAGGAATGGAAGGTGGCTGTTAAAAAGGTCGAAGGTGGTGTGTTTTCTACCTATGCAAATGAAAAATTAAAAGCCGGAGATGTACTCGAAGTCATGCCCCCGGTTGGTAAATTCAATACGCCGCTTCATCCCGAACAGAAAAAACATTATGTAGCATTTGCCGCTGGCAGCGGAATCACACCGGTGCTTTCTTTGCTTAAAACCATTCTGCGCACAGAACCGCAAAGCCGCTTTACACTGGTATTTGGCAACCGAAGCCGTGCATCCATCATATTCTTTGAAGAATTGGAAGCGATCAAGAACAAATACCTCGACCGGTTTCAATTAATCCATGTATTGAGCCGGGAGAGAATGGACACGCCGCTTCATTCAGGAAGAATAGACGGAACCAAACTGGATGCCCTTTCCAAATTGATTCCTTTTGACAAAATCGATGAATATTTTTTATGCGGCCCCGAGGAAATGATCTTTTGCGTAAGAGATTATCTCGAAGCCAGTCATGTTCCGAAGAGCCGGATTCATTTTGAATTATTCACTACGGCTGGTTCAAGAGCGGCAAAAAAAGCAACGCCACAAGAAACAGGCACACCCACCGGGCCGCAAAGCCATATTACGATCAAAGCAGATGGAAGGAGCATTGAATTCAATCTCCCACTCGATGCAGATATATCTTTATTAGACGCTGCCCTGAAACATGGCGCCGACCTGCCATTTGCCTGTAAAGGTGGAGTATGTTGCACCTGCAAAGCCCGCCTTCTGGAAGGCGAGGTGAGTATGGATGTACATTGGGGCCTTGAAGATCATGAAGTAGCAGAAGGATTTATACTGACCTGCCAAAGCCACCCGCGAACGGACAAGGTATCGGTGGATTTTGATATCAAATAA
- a CDS encoding aldehyde dehydrogenase, giving the protein MRIAINGMGRIGRLLFRRLVGEKDITLVAINDIMDSANLAYLLKYDSLYGTWPEEIRYEEGSVHTCGQEVKVFRQADPLLLDWAGMKVDIVLECSGRFSDLSGAQKHIKAGAQRVLLSTTGSSDIPLLIFGHNHKEDSRAQPIISPGGCMTNCSTHILYLLNSIGIESVHMNILHSYTSRQELVDTAHPQFRRGRAAAESIIPVEIDLAHSLERLLPLKDRIAAVSVRVPVTNGAMADITVQMKEEVTKAQINHLLRRAAEGEYKGIIQYTEDPLVSADIKGNTHSCIIDGSLTSVMGKQVKIIAWFDNEYGFTSRMIDWVRYLSSNNHHQ; this is encoded by the coding sequence ATGCGTATAGCTATCAATGGAATGGGACGAATCGGCCGTCTTCTTTTCCGTCGGTTGGTGGGAGAGAAGGATATTACCCTCGTAGCCATCAATGATATTATGGATTCCGCCAATCTGGCCTATTTGCTTAAATATGATTCCCTCTATGGTACCTGGCCAGAAGAAATCCGGTATGAAGAGGGATCTGTACACACTTGTGGTCAGGAGGTGAAGGTCTTCCGGCAGGCAGACCCCTTATTGCTTGATTGGGCTGGTATGAAGGTGGATATTGTGCTGGAATGTTCGGGTCGTTTTTCAGATCTTTCCGGAGCGCAAAAGCATATAAAAGCAGGAGCCCAACGGGTTTTATTAAGTACCACTGGCTCATCGGATATACCCTTGTTGATATTTGGGCATAATCATAAGGAAGACAGCCGGGCACAACCGATCATTTCACCTGGAGGGTGTATGACCAATTGCTCCACGCATATTTTATACCTGCTGAATTCAATCGGGATAGAGTCGGTGCACATGAATATCCTCCATTCCTACACTTCAAGACAGGAGTTGGTGGATACCGCCCATCCGCAATTCCGCCGTGGAAGAGCAGCAGCCGAATCCATCATTCCGGTAGAGATCGATCTGGCACATTCCCTGGAAAGGTTATTGCCGTTGAAGGACAGGATCGCTGCGGTATCTGTAAGGGTGCCGGTCACCAATGGGGCCATGGCGGATATTACTGTTCAAATGAAAGAGGAGGTCACAAAAGCACAGATCAACCACCTCCTGCGCCGGGCTGCGGAAGGAGAATACAAGGGGATCATTCAATATACGGAGGACCCGTTGGTATCAGCCGATATAAAAGGCAACACCCATTCCTGTATCATTGATGGTTCACTCACTTCTGTTATGGGCAAACAGGTAAAGATCATTGCCTGGTTTGATAATGAGTATGGGTTTACAAGCCGTATGATTGATTGGGTAAGGTATCTGTCATCGAACAACCACCATCAGTGA
- the paaC gene encoding phenylacetate-CoA oxygenase subunit PaaC codes for MQLALHLADSVLILAQRNAEWCGHGPVLEQDIALTNITLDLVGQARSLYQYAANQKGGDATEDSLAYTRLEHEYLNGLLVEQPNGDWAQTVLRQFFFSAFQSAYYTQLEKCTDKDLSAIAEKSLKEIRYHLRWSSEWVIRLGDGTEESHSRMVQALENLWPYTGELLEPADYELALGFLHADVLKQEWQSTVRNVLEEASLAYPAPAFMHTGGKYGRHTEHMGYILSELQYMQRAYPNSQW; via the coding sequence ATGCAACTCGCCCTCCATCTCGCTGACTCTGTCCTTATTCTGGCGCAACGTAACGCTGAATGGTGTGGACATGGCCCCGTACTGGAGCAGGATATTGCCCTGACAAACATTACGCTTGACCTGGTGGGACAAGCCAGGAGCCTTTACCAATATGCTGCCAATCAGAAAGGCGGTGATGCCACGGAAGATAGCCTGGCCTATACACGCCTGGAACACGAATATCTCAATGGCCTGCTGGTAGAACAACCCAATGGCGATTGGGCCCAAACCGTTCTTCGGCAGTTCTTTTTCAGTGCTTTCCAGTCGGCTTATTATACACAATTGGAAAAATGTACGGATAAGGATCTTTCCGCCATTGCGGAAAAGTCACTCAAAGAAATCCGCTACCACTTACGCTGGAGCAGTGAATGGGTGATCCGATTAGGAGATGGTACAGAAGAAAGTCACTCCCGCATGGTGCAAGCGCTGGAAAACCTGTGGCCCTATACCGGCGAATTGCTGGAGCCGGCCGATTACGAATTAGCCCTTGGCTTTTTACATGCTGATGTATTAAAACAGGAATGGCAATCAACCGTTCGAAATGTGTTGGAGGAAGCCTCCCTTGCTTATCCCGCTCCCGCCTTTATGCATACAGGAGGTAAATATGGCCGACATACCGAACATATGGGCTATATACTTTCCGAGCTTCAGTATATGCAGCGGGCTTATCCCAATTCGCAATGGTAA
- the paaA gene encoding 1,2-phenylacetyl-CoA epoxidase subunit A — MDLPQQESIFWQKIENEVKIEPLDWMPEAYRRTLIRQISQHAHSEVVGMLPEGNWITRAPSLKRKAILLAKVQDEAGHGLYLYSACETLGVSREQTIEDLHSGKAKYSSIFNYPTLSWADIGAIGWLVDGAAIMNQVMLCRTSYGPYARAMVRICKEESFHQRQGFESLLVLSRGTPAQKAMCQDAINRWWWPALMMFGPHDSESTHSEQSMQWKIKRKSNDELRQNFVDMCVEQVKLLGMTLPDPLLKWNEERKHYDFGPINWNEFWNVVKGNGPCNKERLKTRKDAWDKGEWVREAAAAYAAKRASRAA; from the coding sequence ATGGACCTGCCGCAACAGGAATCAATATTTTGGCAAAAGATCGAGAATGAAGTGAAGATCGAGCCGCTGGATTGGATGCCCGAAGCCTATCGCCGAACACTGATCCGTCAGATCAGTCAACACGCCCATAGTGAAGTGGTGGGTATGTTGCCCGAAGGGAATTGGATCACCCGTGCGCCTTCGCTGAAAAGAAAGGCGATCCTGCTGGCCAAGGTACAGGATGAAGCAGGGCATGGATTGTATCTCTACTCCGCCTGCGAAACACTTGGTGTGAGCCGGGAACAAACGATCGAGGATCTGCACAGCGGAAAGGCCAAATACTCTTCCATTTTCAATTATCCCACATTGAGCTGGGCCGATATAGGAGCCATTGGCTGGCTCGTGGATGGCGCTGCCATCATGAACCAGGTCATGCTATGCCGCACTTCCTACGGCCCCTACGCCCGGGCCATGGTACGTATATGTAAAGAAGAGAGTTTTCACCAACGTCAGGGATTTGAATCGCTATTGGTACTGAGCCGTGGCACCCCGGCACAAAAAGCCATGTGTCAGGACGCGATCAACCGCTGGTGGTGGCCTGCCCTGATGATGTTTGGCCCGCATGACAGTGAATCGACCCATAGTGAACAAAGCATGCAATGGAAGATCAAGCGAAAAAGCAATGATGAATTGCGCCAGAATTTTGTAGATATGTGTGTGGAGCAGGTGAAATTGCTGGGCATGACCCTGCCCGATCCTTTGTTAAAATGGAATGAGGAAAGAAAGCATTATGATTTCGGGCCTATCAACTGGAATGAGTTTTGGAATGTGGTAAAAGGCAATGGCCCTTGTAATAAAGAAAGGTTGAAGACAAGAAAAGATGCCTGGGATAAAGGTGAGTGGGTAAGAGAGGCAGCGGCTGCATATGCGGCAAAACGTGCCAGCAGAGCGGCATAG
- the paaB gene encoding 1,2-phenylacetyl-CoA epoxidase subunit B: MPFQIKLFRYGDIPDTNSGSTEASGNLNATDWPLWEVFIRSKQGLDHKHVGSLHAADAQMAIENARDVYTRRMEGVSIWVVESKYIHATNPEEAESLFEPANDKIYRHPTFYDLPDEVKHM, translated from the coding sequence ATGCCATTCCAGATAAAATTATTTCGATACGGTGATATCCCGGATACAAATTCCGGCAGCACCGAAGCATCAGGCAATTTGAACGCTACTGACTGGCCACTGTGGGAGGTTTTTATTCGCAGCAAACAAGGCCTCGACCATAAACATGTAGGCAGCCTGCATGCAGCTGATGCACAAATGGCCATTGAAAATGCAAGGGATGTGTACACCCGTCGAATGGAAGGGGTAAGTATATGGGTGGTTGAATCAAAATATATCCATGCCACCAATCCCGAAGAAGCAGAAAGCCTTTTTGAACCGGCCAATGACAAGATCTATCGCCATCCGACATTTTATGATCTGCCGGATGAAGTGAAACATATGTAG